One stretch of Rhizophagus irregularis chromosome 6, complete sequence DNA includes these proteins:
- a CDS encoding uncharacterized protein (SECRETED:cutsite_VMA-TP; SECRETED:prob_0.7978); SECRETED:SignalP(1-20) — translation MKQIFKVFFVMLVFIVAVMATPVPIQKRQEATETTEPTEPTDQGDQSGQSNQNSQSSADPCSESALDDNVPTTSEGQDVKLYIKKRDESKMQQIFKVFILFAFIIAVIAIPVPVQKRQGHNCPPSSPEINQSDTFPVSSDPKSPDGLKPFNCP, via the exons atgaaacaaattttcaaagtattttttgTGATGCTCGTTTTCATTGTTGCTGTAATGGCAACTCCGGTACCTATTCAAAAACGTCAGGAAGCAACTGAAACAACTGAACCAACTGAACCAACTGATCAAGGCGATCAAAGTGGTCAAAGTAATCAAAATAGTCAAAGTAGTGCTGATCCATGCAGTGAATCCGCATTGGATGATAACGTCCCTACAACATCAGAAGGACAAGATGTTAAA tTATAC ataaagaaacgAGACGAATCAAAAATGCAACAAATCTTCAAAGTATTCATTTTGTTCGCTTTCATAATTGCTGTTATAGCAATTCCAGTACCTGTGCAAAAACGTCAAGGCCATAATTGTCCACCATCATCACCGGAAATTAATCAATCGGATACTTTTCCAGTAAGCTCCGATCCTAAGTCACCCGACGGACTTAAACCTTTTAATTGTCcctaa